Sequence from the Peromyscus eremicus chromosome 4, PerEre_H2_v1, whole genome shotgun sequence genome:
taggagtgttcaccaatctgattaccagggtaggccagttcaggcaccctctccactactgctagtagttgAAGCTGAAGTcgtccttggggattcctgggaatttccctagcatcagttttctcccttaccccataatgtctctatcaagatatctctttcattgctctcccactctgtccttgtcCCAGCTCCACCATCCCATTACTTCATGTCCTcgttccccatcccctcccctctattgtcAATCCCCTCATCCCCAGATTCCTCACAGatatctcatctgtttccccttcccaataCAATCCACAcatccctcttagagtcctctgtgtttcctggctTCTTTGGAActgtaggttgtagtctgattatcttttgctttacatctagtagccatttatgagtgagtacatatcatgcttgtctttctgagtcttggttatctcactcaagatgatattttctagttccatccattttcctacaaatttcatgatgtccttgttttttacagctgagtagtactccactgtgtttatgtaccacattttctttatccattctatgGTTGAGTGGCATCTATgctatttccaggttctggattttaggaataatgctgctatgggcatagttgagcaagtgtccttgtggtatgattgagcatcccctGGGTATATTTCCAAgaggacattttaaaatgaacttttCTCACTTAGTATGTTTTATTTAGGGAAATTTCCATCTAGATTTACTGTCcattatttaaatgatttttttaaatatttttaattatgtgaatgtgttgtgtgggtatgtgcatgtgtgtgcaggtacccatggaggctggaggagttggatcttctggagttggagttgcagatggttgtaagccacctggtacacttggtgtgggtgctgggaattgaactctggtcctctggaagagtagtgcATGCTCTTATcaactgagacatttctccagcccataaatgatttgtttttaactATTGCCTTTTGGAGTCCTTTTTTATTATGGACTATACCTGTTTCTAAATTTTATAGGTGGCAAATATTTCATCCCACACtttagatcagcagttctcaataTGTGGGTCACAATCCTTTGAGTTAAATGACACTTTCACAGGAGTTgcccaagaccatcagaaaacacatatttacacCATGATTTAATTTATAACAGTAGTGAAACTTATGGTTATGAAGCagcaatagaaataattttatggtatgaaaaggtcacagaattaggaaggttgagaaccactgctctagatttACATTAtaatctgttttttcttttaattactatGAACTTTTTAGTGTGATTTAATCGCATTCACATATTTGTGCTTAATGCTTGATGTTTAAAAGTCTCCATGCTTTTCTTTTATAGTTCTCCAATATTTTCCATGTGCTACCCTAGGCATTTCATAAGTTGAGGTGTTCTTTCTGTGTATGTCTTAAACAATTctgaattcattttcattgttagTAAAACACAGTTTTCTACTTTCATTAACATGAATGTAGACATTCTATTTTCTGAGGAGGgtttttggaaatatttttaaatgtaattcccACTGTCATTCTAGGTTGTATCAATGTATACACTCATAAAATTCATTGGCTATATCAGGTGAATGGGTTGGTCTTTAGGCTCTACAAgtctcttctgtttccatttaTGCCTTTATTCTTATaactttgtaatattttatagATTCAGTCAATTTAATGGATTTTCTTTAACCTTAATACTGAAGATGACTTTTgctgtgttttcttgttttatgGTTCAGAGAACATGgtccacatgttttttttttttctttctgtttttgtgattAAGGTATCTTTTATTTGAGGATGATATTGAATTTGCTGATCATTGTTGTTATATGCGGTGTTGACAGTGCTGTAGCAGTGAGCATAGCTGTCTACCTGGACCAATTACTATGTTAATTTTTCCAGTACATGAATATTGTacacagttttattttaaagtcaCTTCATTTCCTCACACACATGTTTTGACTTTTTCATTGTAAAGATTGTCTATTATTTTAGAtttccattattttgtttttagttatatTGCTTCTTACAGTTATTGTAAATGGAATTAATTTCTTCTCAATCATTTAAAGGGAATTGCTATTGTTATGGAAGAATCCTACtgaattttgtatgttttttttttaatcttataacttttctgaatttgtttaatAGTTCCAACAATGTATTGTCTGATGTTGTAGCTCTAAACTTCTGTATTCCTAAAGGTACAGTGAAAATGATATGATAAAAATAGAGCCTTAATCTCGTAGGATATATAACCTTATTTGTAATTGCAAATTTGTGTCAGTGTAGCTATAACTTTTATACCCAGAAGTATAGTGAAACTGTGTCCAGTTTTTCCAtcttcttatacacacacacatatagtattttttatataatatattatgatcactgttccctctccctcaagtcctcccagatcctccccatgtCCTCATCCACCAAACCCCAAGTctgttgtctccttttctttagaaaacaggaaaacaaacaaaattatcttttttctgtctttagaaaacaaacaggcaaaaaaataaagcaaataaacctGAAAACAAATAGCAAAAGGACCTAAGAAACACTAACCTAAAattgcatgttttgtttttacagataTTGTTGGTTTTTCCAATATTTTACATATTATCTCATAGTAATTTTTGTAGTACTTATTAAAGAGGTAGAATTGGGGACTATATTAACTAGATGTATTTTATTGAGCTATACAAACTATACTTTTTAGCAACTAAAACTTATAGTTACCTACAGAAATTAATTTGctgaaatattttgttgttattgttgagaTAGGGTTTATGTAGCCCTGTATGTtgtgtaactcactatgtagaccaggctggcttagaactcatagagatctgcatTCCTCTGTCTCTCagattctgagattaaaggcatgtgccactatgcccaacttaaaataatttaaaaatatacttatttaaatattttgatgtgCTCACTAAAACCAATAATAacaattcatttatttcttctctacATACTTTTCCTCAAATAGTACAATATTGTATTATATACAGATGAATAAACAGCTAAAATTTAGTTGTTCAATATTGTAGGGCTAAATAAAAgatcaattataaatattttggcAATGTCTATCCATTGTGAAAATATCCATATGCACTCAACCCAAATTATTTCCTTGTTCCAGTAGATCGCTCCTCTCCCATTAATTATGGGAACACTAATTATACTTTGtgaagtatttaaatatatatatatatattatatgtataacaATACAATATATGTAACAACATCAATTTGAAAAGAAGATATGAATATGAAAGAGAGTAAGAAGGGGTAGATGACAGGTTTGGAGTGGGAAAAGAAGGTGGAAATGATATAAtcgtattataatctcaaaaatatataataaaaagaaatataaagcaaGGAGGTGATATGTTGTGGAAtatgggagaaggaggaagggagtgagATATAGATATTATCATATTtctttgtatacatgtatgaaattctaaagaataaagaaaaatgaaaacctatGTGCTTTTActattttaggaaatattttctctaatgtaTGTGTCTAAAATGGTTTTATTGAATGAATGATCACATGCTAAGGAAACACATCAATATGAccactatgaaaataaaataccaaattATAAACATTagaaattatataataaattGTAGTAGCATAGAGGGAGTGATGGAATGGATGCTGAGTGTGAAGAAGATGTTACAAGTTTGTACATGAATATTTAATCTACCTCATTTTCTTTAGACATAGCATATATCAAAACAAAAGAGTCCATCTGTTAGCTTCATCCAGGTTaattatcaaataaaattaaTGCAAAACCCAGTGGAAAGACAGAATGTAGTTTATGGATGAAACAAAACATATCAGCCTTAAGATGACCCACATACATTCTTACTGAGAGGCATCTTACGAAAGAATTGAATGACAAAACAACTATGAGTTTTAAGTAAGAATCACTTGAATTTAGAGAAGTCAAGTAACAATAGTGCTAAAATGTCAGTAAGAATCTAGTTCAAACTGTTGAAAACTCATGATCTGTCCTAAGGCAGAATATGAGTACATTAGATAAGCATAGTGATGGTGGACTCACTTGTGTACAGACATGCCATGAGTTTTTCAAGAACAGATGTTGCTGAATCTCTTGGTTGTTGAATAGTCAAATATTTAGACTGAgtagttttatatataaaagaacaCTAAGGAAAAGGGGGGCACATTTAGATTTATCATGTGGAAGGAGtacttgaacatttttttcatgaaTGACTCTAACCATGAGTTGCAATTAGCAGTTCTGAGGTCATAATCAAATTTGACCTTAATATATCTGTATCAATAAATTTTAGCCTAAAATAGAAAGTATTCACTTACAAAAAGCAGAAACACAGATATGAACACATAATAGAATGAACCCTGCAAATTTCACTGTAATGATAAAAATGCCACACacaattcatgacctctttagTTTCCCCAAGCATCATAGGACTCAGTAACACATATTTGGGATACATTGACCCTCAACCCAATATTACTCTCTATAGACTGTACCCAAGTCTTATTATTAAAATTCTTACTttcctgtagatgaatttctgaacagtcttattaaacaagaaacacagagccaaatacaggggtaaaagctgaagagatcagagagatAGCAAATAGCCACTCATTAACCTTATCTTACCACcacactgtagcttcccaagagagagttTCTTTCTGTCTAACCTGTgattttattgccttcctgttctgccttctcattgtctctaagcccagccacaccacttccttgtcactgcaggtctatatagacctccaggtctctatggtaggtactgggattaaagacatgtgtcaccatgtttggctgtgtccttgaccacaaagagactctgcctgccatgtgatcggattaagggcatgtgttaccacttctgacttctgtttatgacttgctatgacttctgatctccaggcaaattttatttattaacatacaaataaaatatcacatttcagcacaaataaaatatcaccacacttttcCTTGAGAGAAAgcaaaaacttttttcttttcttccttaatatagttataataaataaagttgttttagTACTAAGACTCAAGTAGATGAAATACATATTGAGCCTATTCATGTTAGCGATGAAGAAAACAATGAAGGTTTACATTTAAAGCAGACTTTTATGGCTATTATTGCATGCAACTTTTATGAAAAGATGTTGGCTATCTTTTTCCAGGTTCTTTCTATGGCATCTTTTACATCTTTATTCCTCAAGCTATAGATCAAGGGATTCAACATTGGGATAACAAGAGTGTAAAATATGGAAGACACTTTATCAGTTTCAAATGATTGACTGGACTTGGgctgcacatacataaatatcaaAGTTCCATAGAAGACAGTGACCACTGTCAGgtgggacccacaggttgaaaaagCCTTACGCCTGCCCTCAGGAGATTTCATCCTCAGAATGGCTATGAAGATAAGCAGGTAAGAAACAAGTACAACCAGTAGAGAAGAAATCAAATCAAAAGTTGCAAAGAACCTAATTATCAATTCAACCTCAAGTGTGTTTGAACAGAGCAAAGATATCAAGGGGATACAGTCACAGAAAAAATGATTGATGATATTGTGTCCACAGAAGGATAAAGTGAATATCCTTAGGGTGACAACTAGAGACACAAATACACTGTAGAGATACGGGATTGCCACCAGTACCCAACATATTCTTGGTGACATG
This genomic interval carries:
- the LOC131908238 gene encoding olfactory receptor 8K3-like translates to MEKGNLTVLTEFILKGITGRPELQTPLFVLLLIIYLISAVGNVGILLLTKVDSRLQTPMYFFLGHLALTDLGYSTAVGPKMLLNFVTEHSSVSYYLCATQLAFFLLFITCELFILSAMSYDRYVAICNPLLYMAIMSPRICWVLVAIPYLYSVFVSLVVTLRIFTLSFCGHNIINHFFCDCIPLISLLCSNTLEVELIIRFFATFDLISSLLVVLVSYLLIFIAILRMKSPEGRRKAFSTCGSHLTVVTVFYGTLIFMYVQPKSSQSFETDKVSSIFYTLVIPMLNPLIYSLRNKDVKDAIERTWKKIANIFS